Proteins encoded by one window of Microplitis demolitor isolate Queensland-Clemson2020A chromosome 6, iyMicDemo2.1a, whole genome shotgun sequence:
- the LOC103573897 gene encoding zinc finger BED domain-containing protein 5-like has protein sequence MDRWLKGVKRVATSSFHEAESSKAVRGEHTAITDPVDKATTSSSTASKEKKRIYDESYINFGFVDSDGLPLCMLCSKLLPNSSMGPAKLRRHLETVHPESKDKSIDFFVRKREQLLENQKTMMHITKTINEKATEASYLVSYRIAQAGEAHTIAENLIKPCVSDIAKCMLDEKSAKHLSTVPLSNDTVSRRIHDLSTYVKQELVTRLQKTRFALQVDESTGVAGLAILLVIVRYPYESSFEEDMLMCSLLPTNTTGEEIFNKINIFFEENNLSWNNCIDICTDGAKAMTGNTAGLVSRIKNRAPNCTSSHCILHRQALAMKQMPPNLKLVMDEAVKIINFVKSRPLQFRLFSLMCEDYGSKHKTLLLHTEVRWLSRGKTLTRLFELRAELQMFLSDTSFNLKDRLHEKTWLFRVSFMADIFQKLNELNLSLQGKQTTVFQACNKITSFKRKLDFWIICVRKREVESFTSLSEFVSDNDSEMFQDDVFGELVQYLASMRESFEKNVIRHKYGVTVQNDASQRFWVQNS, from the exons atggaccGCTGGCTTAAAGGCGTTAAACGTGTTGCAACAAGTTCATTTCACGAAGCCGAATCTTCAAAAGCAGTACGCGGGGAGCATACAGCAATTACCGATCCAGTTGATAAGGCAACGACGTCAAGTTCTACggcttcaaaagaaaaaaagaggatATATGACGAATCATATATCAATTTCGGATTTGTTGATTCCGACGGCTTACCTCTCTGCATGTTATGTAGTAAACTGCTTCCTAATAGTTCCATGGGCCCTGCCAAGTTACGCCGACATTTAGAAACTGTACACCCCGAGTCTAAAGACAAGagtatagatttttttgtcCGTAAAAGAGAACAGTTAttggaaaatcaaaaaactatGATGCATATCACTAAAACTATCAATGAAAAGGCCACGGAGGCATCTTATTTAGTTAGCTATCGCATTGCACAAGCAGGTGAAGCCCATACTATCGctgagaatttaataaaaccatGTGTGTCAGACATAGCAAAATGTATGCTGGATGAAAAATCTGCAAAGCATCTTTCTACTGTGCCGCTTTCAAACGATACTGTTTCACGACGAATTCATGATTTATCAACTTACGTCAAACAAGAATTAGTTACACGTCTACAAAAAACACGATTCGCATTGCAAGTAGATGAATCGACTGGTGTCGCTGGTCTGGCTATCTTGCTTGTTATCGTGAGATATCCATATGAAAGTTCTTTTGAAGAAGATATGCTTATGTGTTCACTGCTGCCCACAAACACTACCggagaagaaatttttaataaaataaacatattttttgagGAAAATAATCTCAGTTGGAACAATTGCATTGATATTTGTACAGATGGGGCCAAAGCGATGACGGGTAATACAGCAGGATTAGTGTcacgaataaaaaatagagcACCTAACTGTACTTCCAGCCATTGTATCCTGCATAGACAAGCTCTTGCGATGAAGCAAATGCCGCCAAATCTAAAATTAGTTATGGATGAAgcggtaaaaataattaattttgtcaaatCACGACCACTACAGTTCCGATTGTTCTCATTAATGTGTGAAGATTATGGAAGCAAACATAAAACACTGCTGCTCCATACAGAAGTGCGATGGCTGTCTCGGGGTAAAACTTTGACAAGGTTATTTGAACTTAGAGCCGAGCTACAAATGTTTCTTTCAGATActtcttttaatttgaaaGACCGTTTGCATGAGAAAACTTGGTTGTTTCGAGTGTCTTTTATGGCGGATATCTTTCAAAAACTGaacgaattaaatttatcattgcaAGGTAAACAGACAACAGTGTTCCAGGCCTGTAACAAGATAACTTccttcaaaagaaaattagaTTTTTGGATTATTTGCGTTCGAAAGAGAGAAGTAGAAAGCTTTACGTCACTCAGCGAGTTTGTTAGCGACAACGACTCAGAAATGTTTCAAGATGATGTATTTGGAGAATTGGTCCAATATCTCGCTTCAATGCGCGAATCTTTTGAGAA AAATGTCATCAGACACAAGTATGGAGTTACTGTTCAAAACGATGCCTCTCAACGATTTTGGGTGCAGAATTCGTGA